CACCATGGCTAGAACCAACTCCCGTTACGGTTGGGTCCCGGACCTTCCTGACCAGCGTGACTTTCATTTTGCGGCACCCATGGCCGTGCAGGCGAACCTGCCGCCCGCCGTCGACCTCACCCCTGCATGCCCGCCTGTCTATGACCAGGGGCAGCTGGGCTCCTGCACCGGCAACGGTGTGGCCGGTGTGGTGCAGTTCGACGCGCTCAAGGAGAAGCTCCCCGACACCTCCACGCCGTCGCGTTTGTTCATCTACTACAACGAGCGGGTCATAGAGGGCACCGTGGCCTCCGACGCCGGTGCCCAGATCCGCGATGGCATCAAGACTGTGGCGACGACCGGTGTCTGTGATGAAACCCTGTGGCCGTACGACATCACCAAGTTCGCGAACAAGCCGGCTGCCGCCTGCTACGCGGCAGCCAAGGCCCACCGCGCCATCACGTACTCGCGCGTGGGCCAGACGCTGACCCAGATGAAGGGATGCCTCGCCTCGGGATACCCCGTCGTTTTTGGTTTCACCGTGTATGACAGCTTTGAAAGCGCCCAGGTTGCCAGCACGGGTGTGGTGCCCATGCCGGCCGCCGGAGAGGGTGTGCTGGGCGGGCACTGTGTGGTGGCGGTTGGCTATGACGATGCCAGTTCGCGCTTCACGATCCGCAATTCCTGGGGCACCGGCTGGGGCCAGG
This region of Arthrobacter alpinus genomic DNA includes:
- a CDS encoding C1 family peptidase — protein: MARTNSRYGWVPDLPDQRDFHFAAPMAVQANLPPAVDLTPACPPVYDQGQLGSCTGNGVAGVVQFDALKEKLPDTSTPSRLFIYYNERVIEGTVASDAGAQIRDGIKTVATTGVCDETLWPYDITKFANKPAAACYAAAKAHRAITYSRVGQTLTQMKGCLASGYPVVFGFTVYDSFESAQVASTGVVPMPAAGEGVLGGHCVVAVGYDDASSRFTIRNSWGTGWGQGGYATMPYPYLLSSSLASDFWTVKSTS